A window of Puntigrus tetrazona isolate hp1 unplaced genomic scaffold, ASM1883169v1 S000000223, whole genome shotgun sequence contains these coding sequences:
- the ptpro gene encoding receptor-type tyrosine-protein phosphatase O isoform X3, which produces MEQPQERPQAVSVKMLDSSTAAVSWAPSRHRYNGSLISVLSLTCLRPSVSQRMENTYCSEENITSDIISSLTPGAQYRVVVYHTNGPLVSPASEPVIIDIEPTGVRDLVVYPLSPSAVILSWQRPYNVAFRKYVLQTFFFNSATQTSQWTTYYEIAATASVIASVRVTDLLPAWFYKFRVTMVTWGEPALSCCDASTVSFVTAPEAPHISSVDYAHGTLFVRWTYGDLFTDLSHSRMLHWQLSAEGKKGSRRRYSMDVTRNMMKASLTLPPGDIYNLTVSACTERSRNTSAPHIIKLDPAPPKALYALNATDTAVTLLWTEEGVVDFYQIACRPLGVIRESKKVREPLLTAAHVVTVSGLQPSTSYNCTVVSSSYSSVSDPAFISVSTAVREMNPSVAAISALAVLSVLLISLLVLFLLVLRKKHMDLSRECGAETFVNFASFERDGKLPYNWRRSLFAFLTLLPSCLWTDYLLAFYINPWSKTALKKRKLTSPVQLSDFDAYIKDMSKDSAYKFSLQFEELKSVGLDLSHEAADLPVNRPKNRYTNILPYDFSRVKLISLHNDEGSDYINANYIPGYNSPHEFIATQGPLPETRNDFWKMVLQQKSHIIVMLTQCNERRRVKCDHYWPFTEEPVAYGEITVEMLSESDSPEWTVRNFRLGYADETQDVLHFNYTSWPDHGVPTVNAIESILQFVQIVRQQVNRTKGPIVVHCSAGVGRTGTFIALDRLMQHIQEHEYVDVLGLVSDMRSHRLSMVQTEEQYVFIHQCVLLMWKKKKQQTHTSDVIYENVSKS; this is translated from the exons ATGGAGCAGCCTCAGGAGCGTCCTCAGGCGGTGAGTGTGAAGATGCTGGACTCGAGCACGGCTGCAGTGTCGTGGGCTCCGTCTCGTCACAGATATAACGGCAGCCTGATCTCGGTGCTGTCTCTCACGTGTCTGCGGCCCAGCGTCAGCCAGCGCATGGAGAACACCTACTGCTCCGAG gagaaCATCACCAGTGACATCATCAGCAGCCTGACGCCCGGCGCTCAGTACAGAGTGGTGGTGTATCACACGAACGGCCCGCTGGTCAGCCCCGCGTCCGAACCGGTCATCATCGACATCG AGCCCACAGGTGTGCGTGATCTGGTGGTTTATCCGCTCAGTCCCAGCGCCGTCATCCTCAGCTGGCAGCGGCCGTACAACGTGGCCTTCAGAAAGTACGTCCTGCAGACCTTCTTCTTCAACTCGGCCACGCAGACGTCTCAGTGGACGACTTACTACGAGATCGCCGCCACCGCGTCCGTCATCGCTTCTGTG AGAGTGACCGATCTGCTGCCGGCCTGGTTCTATAAGTTCCGCGTGACGATGGTGACGTGGGGCGAGCCGGCGCTGAGCTGCTGCGACGCTTCTACCGTCAGCTTCGTCACAG CTCCTGAAGCCCCTCACATCTCGTCGGTGGACTACGCTCACGGGACGCTGTTTGTGCGCTGGACGTACGGCGATCTCTTCACGGACCTCTCTCACTCCCGCATGCTGCACTGGCAGCTGAGCGCCGAGGGGAAGAAGGGCTCGAGGAGACGCTACTCCATGGAC GTGACTCGTAACATGATGAAGGCATCTCTGACTCTTCCTCCGGGAGACATCTACAACCTGACGGTGTCGGCCTGCACCGAGAGGAGCCGCAACACGTCTGCGCCGCACATCATCAAACTCG ATCCGGCTCCTCCGAAGGCGCTTTACGCTCTCAACGCCACCGACACGGCCGTCACGCTGCTCTGGACGGAGGAAGGCGTCGTGGACTTCTACCAGATCGCCTGCAGACCGCTGGGAGTCATCAGAGAGAGCAAA AAGGTGCGAGAGCCGCTGCTGACCGCCGCTCATGTAGTGACCGTGTCTGGACTGCAGCCGTCCACTTCCTATAACTGTACTGTGGTCAGCAGCAGCTACAGCAGCGTCAGTGACCCGGCGTTCATCAGCGTCAGCACGGCCG tgCGTGAGATGAACCCGAGCGTGGCAGCGATCTCTGCTCTGGCGGTCCTCAGTGTTCTTCTCATCAGTCTTCTGGTTCTGTTTCTGCTGGTTCTACGTAAGAAACACATGGATCTGAGTCG GGAATGCGGCGCCGAAACCTTCGTGAATTTCGCCTCTTTCGAGCGAGACGGGAAGCTGCCGTATAACTG GCGCAGGAGTCTCTTTGCGTTCCTCACGCTTCTGCCATCCTGCCTTTGGACTGACTATCTTTTGGCCTTTTATATTAATCCGTG GAGCAAGACGGCGCTGAAGAAGAGGAAACTAACCAG TCCCGTTCAGCTCAGCGATTTCGACGCGTACATCAAAGACATGAGCAAGGACTCTGCGTACAAGTTCTCGCTGCAGTTCGAG GAGCTGAAGAGCGTCGGTCTGGATCTGTCTCACGAAGCGGCCGACCTGCCCGTCAACAGACCCAAGAACCGCTACACCAACATCCTGCCCT ATGATTTCAGTCGAGTGAAGCTGATCTCTCTGCACAACGATGAAGGCTCTGATTACATCAATGCCAACTATATTCCT GGTTATAATTCCCCGCATGAGTTCATCGCCACACAGGGGCCGCTGCCCGAGACCAGGAACGATTTCTGGAAGATGGTCCTGCAGCAGAAGTCTCACATCATCGTCATGCTGACCCAGTGTAACGAGCGCAGGAGG GTGAAGTGTGACCACTACTGGCCCTTCACAGAGGAGCCCGTGGCGTACGGAGAGATCACCGTCGAGATGCTCTCTGAGAGCGACTCGCCCGAGTGGACCGTCAGAAACTTCAGACTGGGATAC GCTGATGAGACTCAAGACGTTCTGCACTTTAACTACACCTCGTGGCCGGATCACGGCGTGCCCACGGTCAACGCCATCGAGAGCATCTTACAGTTCGTTCAGATCGTCCGGCAGCAGGTCAACAGGACCAAAGGGCCCATCGTGGTCCACTGCAG tgctgGAGTGGGCCGCACCGGCACCTTCATTGCTCTGGACCGGCTGATGCAGCACATTCAGGAACACGAGTACGTGGACGTCTTGGGCCTGGTGTCAGACATGCGCTCGCATCGGCTCTCCATGGTCCAAACAGAG
- the ptpro gene encoding receptor-type tyrosine-protein phosphatase O isoform X1 translates to MSPAFRWVLSPCLIVASILVQSAAPFQVSLQDDSRMLLSLDADDLRPDASVYSVRVSGEPHTHTLLFTPAAEGQTLQFNASYHGLCYSISLMLGNHSAASRAVRTIPVLTKPLPLDSVEMSDYSPAPETGVVFQIRSPDRNIYTRVNISYMEGHQPRYMLYKDFLKGKTVFKHWLSGTCYTNISFQLISEATVNRSTLVSRSDVTHEPLRHRTVPNPPLNVSLKIVHLSGRGASGSDLLKASHNASVLRRARDVPAAEGQEEEVNGVEMGVTQTPLNNVTVYSSTAEPNSTETRWAEPTGSPTPTEEEEGFVNALVPEYEDSNEPGSAMDVTFEPSVMPTPLPPILLELRWFPPRPPTVYDGFSVYVYRDGNCTETATVDENTHEFFTELSEAGTYSVQITTLSSSGDCEPRESSEHPGFTFYLTPAGEWMEQPQERPQAVSVKMLDSSTAAVSWAPSRHRYNGSLISVLSLTCLRPSVSQRMENTYCSEENITSDIISSLTPGAQYRVVVYHTNGPLVSPASEPVIIDIEPTGVRDLVVYPLSPSAVILSWQRPYNVAFRKYVLQTFFFNSATQTSQWTTYYEIAATASVIASVRVTDLLPAWFYKFRVTMVTWGEPALSCCDASTVSFVTAPEAPHISSVDYAHGTLFVRWTYGDLFTDLSHSRMLHWQLSAEGKKGSRRRYSMDVTRNMMKASLTLPPGDIYNLTVSACTERSRNTSAPHIIKLDPAPPKALYALNATDTAVTLLWTEEGVVDFYQIACRPLGVIRESKKVREPLLTAAHVVTVSGLQPSTSYNCTVVSSSYSSVSDPAFISVSTAVREMNPSVAAISALAVLSVLLISLLVLFLLVLRKKHMDLSRECGAETFVNFASFERDGKLPYNWRRSLFAFLTLLPSCLWTDYLLAFYINPWSKTALKKRKLTSPVQLSDFDAYIKDMSKDSAYKFSLQFEELKSVGLDLSHEAADLPVNRPKNRYTNILPYDFSRVKLISLHNDEGSDYINANYIPGYNSPHEFIATQGPLPETRNDFWKMVLQQKSHIIVMLTQCNERRRVKCDHYWPFTEEPVAYGEITVEMLSESDSPEWTVRNFRLGYADETQDVLHFNYTSWPDHGVPTVNAIESILQFVQIVRQQVNRTKGPIVVHCSAGVGRTGTFIALDRLMQHIQEHEYVDVLGLVSDMRSHRLSMVQTEEQYVFIHQCVLLMWKKKKQQTHTSDVIYENVSKS, encoded by the exons ATGAGTCCTGCCTTCCGCTGGGTTTTATCGCCGTGCCTCATCGTCGCCAGCATCCTCGTTCAG aGCGCGGCTCCGTTCCAGGTGTCTCTGCAGGATGACAGCCGGATGCTGCTGTCGCTGGACGCTGATGACCTGAGGCCGGACGCTTCCGTGTATTCGGTGCGTGTTTCTGGAgagccgcacacacacacgcttctgTTCACGCCAGCCGCCGAGGGCCAGACGCTGCAGTTCAACGCCTCGTACCACGGCCTGTGTTACTCCATCAGCCTGATGCTCGGGAACCACAGCGCAGCGTCCAGAGCCGTCAGAACCATCCCTGTGCTGACCA agCCTCTTCCTCTAGACAGCGTTGAGATGTCTGATTACAGTCCGGCTCCAGAGACCGGTGTGGTGTTTCAGATCCGTTCTCCAGACAGGAACATCTACACACGAGTCAACATCAGCTACATGGAGGGCCATCAGCCACGCTACATGCTTTATAAAG ACTTCCTGAAAGGAAAGACGGTGTTCAAGCACTGGCTGTCAGGCACGTGTTACACTAACATCAGCTTCCAGCTGATCTCTGAGGCCACGGTCAACAGGAGCACGCTGGTGAGCCGCAGCGACGTTACCCACGAGCCCCTGCGCCATCGCACTG tCCCGAATCCTCCTCTCAACGTGTCGCTAAAAATCGTTCACCTCAGCGGTCGAGGAGCGTCTGGATCCGACCTTCTGAAGGCGTCCCACAATGCATCGGTCCTCCGGCGGGCCCGTGACGTCCCTGCGGCTGaaggacaggaagaggaagtgaaCGGGGTGGAGATGGGCGTCACACAGACGCCACTTAACAACGTCACAGTTTATAGCAGCACGGCCGAACCCAACAGCACTGAGACGCGGTGGGCGGAGCCGACGGGAAGCCCCACCCCCaccgaggaggaggaggggttTGTGAACGCGCTGGTGCCAGAATACGAGGACTCCAATGAGCCGGGGTCAGCGATGGACGTGACCTTTGAGCCCAGTGTGATGCCCACGCCGCTGCCGCCGATCCTGCTGGAGCTGCGCTGGTTCCCGCCTCGGCCGCCCACCGTTTACGACGGGTTCAGCGTCTACGTCTACCGCGACG GAAACTGTACAGAAACGGCGACGGTGGATGAGAACACACACGAGTTCTTCACTGAGCTCTCAGAAGCAGGAACATACAGCGTTCAGATCACAACCCTGAGCTCATCTGGAGACTGTGAGCCCCGAGAGAGTTCAGAGCACCCCGGGTTCACCTTCTacctga ctccGGCGGGGGAGTGGATGGAGCAGCCTCAGGAGCGTCCTCAGGCGGTGAGTGTGAAGATGCTGGACTCGAGCACGGCTGCAGTGTCGTGGGCTCCGTCTCGTCACAGATATAACGGCAGCCTGATCTCGGTGCTGTCTCTCACGTGTCTGCGGCCCAGCGTCAGCCAGCGCATGGAGAACACCTACTGCTCCGAG gagaaCATCACCAGTGACATCATCAGCAGCCTGACGCCCGGCGCTCAGTACAGAGTGGTGGTGTATCACACGAACGGCCCGCTGGTCAGCCCCGCGTCCGAACCGGTCATCATCGACATCG AGCCCACAGGTGTGCGTGATCTGGTGGTTTATCCGCTCAGTCCCAGCGCCGTCATCCTCAGCTGGCAGCGGCCGTACAACGTGGCCTTCAGAAAGTACGTCCTGCAGACCTTCTTCTTCAACTCGGCCACGCAGACGTCTCAGTGGACGACTTACTACGAGATCGCCGCCACCGCGTCCGTCATCGCTTCTGTG AGAGTGACCGATCTGCTGCCGGCCTGGTTCTATAAGTTCCGCGTGACGATGGTGACGTGGGGCGAGCCGGCGCTGAGCTGCTGCGACGCTTCTACCGTCAGCTTCGTCACAG CTCCTGAAGCCCCTCACATCTCGTCGGTGGACTACGCTCACGGGACGCTGTTTGTGCGCTGGACGTACGGCGATCTCTTCACGGACCTCTCTCACTCCCGCATGCTGCACTGGCAGCTGAGCGCCGAGGGGAAGAAGGGCTCGAGGAGACGCTACTCCATGGAC GTGACTCGTAACATGATGAAGGCATCTCTGACTCTTCCTCCGGGAGACATCTACAACCTGACGGTGTCGGCCTGCACCGAGAGGAGCCGCAACACGTCTGCGCCGCACATCATCAAACTCG ATCCGGCTCCTCCGAAGGCGCTTTACGCTCTCAACGCCACCGACACGGCCGTCACGCTGCTCTGGACGGAGGAAGGCGTCGTGGACTTCTACCAGATCGCCTGCAGACCGCTGGGAGTCATCAGAGAGAGCAAA AAGGTGCGAGAGCCGCTGCTGACCGCCGCTCATGTAGTGACCGTGTCTGGACTGCAGCCGTCCACTTCCTATAACTGTACTGTGGTCAGCAGCAGCTACAGCAGCGTCAGTGACCCGGCGTTCATCAGCGTCAGCACGGCCG tgCGTGAGATGAACCCGAGCGTGGCAGCGATCTCTGCTCTGGCGGTCCTCAGTGTTCTTCTCATCAGTCTTCTGGTTCTGTTTCTGCTGGTTCTACGTAAGAAACACATGGATCTGAGTCG GGAATGCGGCGCCGAAACCTTCGTGAATTTCGCCTCTTTCGAGCGAGACGGGAAGCTGCCGTATAACTG GCGCAGGAGTCTCTTTGCGTTCCTCACGCTTCTGCCATCCTGCCTTTGGACTGACTATCTTTTGGCCTTTTATATTAATCCGTG GAGCAAGACGGCGCTGAAGAAGAGGAAACTAACCAG TCCCGTTCAGCTCAGCGATTTCGACGCGTACATCAAAGACATGAGCAAGGACTCTGCGTACAAGTTCTCGCTGCAGTTCGAG GAGCTGAAGAGCGTCGGTCTGGATCTGTCTCACGAAGCGGCCGACCTGCCCGTCAACAGACCCAAGAACCGCTACACCAACATCCTGCCCT ATGATTTCAGTCGAGTGAAGCTGATCTCTCTGCACAACGATGAAGGCTCTGATTACATCAATGCCAACTATATTCCT GGTTATAATTCCCCGCATGAGTTCATCGCCACACAGGGGCCGCTGCCCGAGACCAGGAACGATTTCTGGAAGATGGTCCTGCAGCAGAAGTCTCACATCATCGTCATGCTGACCCAGTGTAACGAGCGCAGGAGG GTGAAGTGTGACCACTACTGGCCCTTCACAGAGGAGCCCGTGGCGTACGGAGAGATCACCGTCGAGATGCTCTCTGAGAGCGACTCGCCCGAGTGGACCGTCAGAAACTTCAGACTGGGATAC GCTGATGAGACTCAAGACGTTCTGCACTTTAACTACACCTCGTGGCCGGATCACGGCGTGCCCACGGTCAACGCCATCGAGAGCATCTTACAGTTCGTTCAGATCGTCCGGCAGCAGGTCAACAGGACCAAAGGGCCCATCGTGGTCCACTGCAG tgctgGAGTGGGCCGCACCGGCACCTTCATTGCTCTGGACCGGCTGATGCAGCACATTCAGGAACACGAGTACGTGGACGTCTTGGGCCTGGTGTCAGACATGCGCTCGCATCGGCTCTCCATGGTCCAAACAGAG
- the ptpro gene encoding receptor-type tyrosine-protein phosphatase O isoform X2 encodes MSPAFRWVLSPCLIVASILVQSAAPFQVSLQDDSRMLLSLDADDLRPDASVYSVRVSGEPHTHTLLFTPAAEGQTLQFNASYHGLCYSISLMLGNHSAASRAVRTIPVLTKPLPLDSVEMSDYSPAPETGVVFQIRSPDRNIYTRVNISYMEGHQPRYMLYKDFLKGKTVFKHWLSGTCYTNISFQLISEATVNRSTLVSRSDVTHEPLRHRTVPNPPLNVSLKIVHLSGRGASGSDLLKASHNASVLRRARDVPAAEGQEEEVNGVEMGVTQTPLNNVTVYSSTAEPNSTETRWAEPTGSPTPTEEEEGFVNALVPEYEDSNEPGSAMDVTFEPSVMPTPLPPILLELRWFPPRPPTVYDGFSVYVYRDGNCTETATVDENTHEFFTELSEAGTYSVQITTLSSSGDCEPRESSEHPGFTFYLTPAGEWMEQPQERPQAVSVKMLDSSTAAVSWAPSRHRYNGSLISVLSLTCLRPSVSQRMENTYCSEENITSDIISSLTPGAQYRVVVYHTNGPLVSPASEPVIIDIEPTGVRDLVVYPLSPSAVILSWQRPYNVAFRKYVLQTFFFNSATQTSQWTTYYEIAATASVIASVRVTDLLPAWFYKFRVTMVTWGEPALSCCDASTVSFVTAPEAPHISSVDYAHGTLFVRWTYGDLFTDLSHSRMLHWQLSAEGKKGSRRRYSMDVTRNMMKASLTLPPGDIYNLTVSACTERSRNTSAPHIIKLDPAPPKALYALNATDTAVTLLWTEEGVVDFYQIACRPLGVIRESKKVREPLLTAAHVVTVSGLQPSTSYNCTVVSSSYSSVSDPAFISVSTAVREMNPSVAAISALAVLSVLLISLLVLFLLVLRKKHMDLSRECGAETFVNFASFERDGKLPYNWSKTALKKRKLTSPVQLSDFDAYIKDMSKDSAYKFSLQFEELKSVGLDLSHEAADLPVNRPKNRYTNILPYDFSRVKLISLHNDEGSDYINANYIPGYNSPHEFIATQGPLPETRNDFWKMVLQQKSHIIVMLTQCNERRRVKCDHYWPFTEEPVAYGEITVEMLSESDSPEWTVRNFRLGYADETQDVLHFNYTSWPDHGVPTVNAIESILQFVQIVRQQVNRTKGPIVVHCSAGVGRTGTFIALDRLMQHIQEHEYVDVLGLVSDMRSHRLSMVQTEEQYVFIHQCVLLMWKKKKQQTHTSDVIYENVSKS; translated from the exons ATGAGTCCTGCCTTCCGCTGGGTTTTATCGCCGTGCCTCATCGTCGCCAGCATCCTCGTTCAG aGCGCGGCTCCGTTCCAGGTGTCTCTGCAGGATGACAGCCGGATGCTGCTGTCGCTGGACGCTGATGACCTGAGGCCGGACGCTTCCGTGTATTCGGTGCGTGTTTCTGGAgagccgcacacacacacgcttctgTTCACGCCAGCCGCCGAGGGCCAGACGCTGCAGTTCAACGCCTCGTACCACGGCCTGTGTTACTCCATCAGCCTGATGCTCGGGAACCACAGCGCAGCGTCCAGAGCCGTCAGAACCATCCCTGTGCTGACCA agCCTCTTCCTCTAGACAGCGTTGAGATGTCTGATTACAGTCCGGCTCCAGAGACCGGTGTGGTGTTTCAGATCCGTTCTCCAGACAGGAACATCTACACACGAGTCAACATCAGCTACATGGAGGGCCATCAGCCACGCTACATGCTTTATAAAG ACTTCCTGAAAGGAAAGACGGTGTTCAAGCACTGGCTGTCAGGCACGTGTTACACTAACATCAGCTTCCAGCTGATCTCTGAGGCCACGGTCAACAGGAGCACGCTGGTGAGCCGCAGCGACGTTACCCACGAGCCCCTGCGCCATCGCACTG tCCCGAATCCTCCTCTCAACGTGTCGCTAAAAATCGTTCACCTCAGCGGTCGAGGAGCGTCTGGATCCGACCTTCTGAAGGCGTCCCACAATGCATCGGTCCTCCGGCGGGCCCGTGACGTCCCTGCGGCTGaaggacaggaagaggaagtgaaCGGGGTGGAGATGGGCGTCACACAGACGCCACTTAACAACGTCACAGTTTATAGCAGCACGGCCGAACCCAACAGCACTGAGACGCGGTGGGCGGAGCCGACGGGAAGCCCCACCCCCaccgaggaggaggaggggttTGTGAACGCGCTGGTGCCAGAATACGAGGACTCCAATGAGCCGGGGTCAGCGATGGACGTGACCTTTGAGCCCAGTGTGATGCCCACGCCGCTGCCGCCGATCCTGCTGGAGCTGCGCTGGTTCCCGCCTCGGCCGCCCACCGTTTACGACGGGTTCAGCGTCTACGTCTACCGCGACG GAAACTGTACAGAAACGGCGACGGTGGATGAGAACACACACGAGTTCTTCACTGAGCTCTCAGAAGCAGGAACATACAGCGTTCAGATCACAACCCTGAGCTCATCTGGAGACTGTGAGCCCCGAGAGAGTTCAGAGCACCCCGGGTTCACCTTCTacctga ctccGGCGGGGGAGTGGATGGAGCAGCCTCAGGAGCGTCCTCAGGCGGTGAGTGTGAAGATGCTGGACTCGAGCACGGCTGCAGTGTCGTGGGCTCCGTCTCGTCACAGATATAACGGCAGCCTGATCTCGGTGCTGTCTCTCACGTGTCTGCGGCCCAGCGTCAGCCAGCGCATGGAGAACACCTACTGCTCCGAG gagaaCATCACCAGTGACATCATCAGCAGCCTGACGCCCGGCGCTCAGTACAGAGTGGTGGTGTATCACACGAACGGCCCGCTGGTCAGCCCCGCGTCCGAACCGGTCATCATCGACATCG AGCCCACAGGTGTGCGTGATCTGGTGGTTTATCCGCTCAGTCCCAGCGCCGTCATCCTCAGCTGGCAGCGGCCGTACAACGTGGCCTTCAGAAAGTACGTCCTGCAGACCTTCTTCTTCAACTCGGCCACGCAGACGTCTCAGTGGACGACTTACTACGAGATCGCCGCCACCGCGTCCGTCATCGCTTCTGTG AGAGTGACCGATCTGCTGCCGGCCTGGTTCTATAAGTTCCGCGTGACGATGGTGACGTGGGGCGAGCCGGCGCTGAGCTGCTGCGACGCTTCTACCGTCAGCTTCGTCACAG CTCCTGAAGCCCCTCACATCTCGTCGGTGGACTACGCTCACGGGACGCTGTTTGTGCGCTGGACGTACGGCGATCTCTTCACGGACCTCTCTCACTCCCGCATGCTGCACTGGCAGCTGAGCGCCGAGGGGAAGAAGGGCTCGAGGAGACGCTACTCCATGGAC GTGACTCGTAACATGATGAAGGCATCTCTGACTCTTCCTCCGGGAGACATCTACAACCTGACGGTGTCGGCCTGCACCGAGAGGAGCCGCAACACGTCTGCGCCGCACATCATCAAACTCG ATCCGGCTCCTCCGAAGGCGCTTTACGCTCTCAACGCCACCGACACGGCCGTCACGCTGCTCTGGACGGAGGAAGGCGTCGTGGACTTCTACCAGATCGCCTGCAGACCGCTGGGAGTCATCAGAGAGAGCAAA AAGGTGCGAGAGCCGCTGCTGACCGCCGCTCATGTAGTGACCGTGTCTGGACTGCAGCCGTCCACTTCCTATAACTGTACTGTGGTCAGCAGCAGCTACAGCAGCGTCAGTGACCCGGCGTTCATCAGCGTCAGCACGGCCG tgCGTGAGATGAACCCGAGCGTGGCAGCGATCTCTGCTCTGGCGGTCCTCAGTGTTCTTCTCATCAGTCTTCTGGTTCTGTTTCTGCTGGTTCTACGTAAGAAACACATGGATCTGAGTCG GGAATGCGGCGCCGAAACCTTCGTGAATTTCGCCTCTTTCGAGCGAGACGGGAAGCTGCCGTATAACTG GAGCAAGACGGCGCTGAAGAAGAGGAAACTAACCAG TCCCGTTCAGCTCAGCGATTTCGACGCGTACATCAAAGACATGAGCAAGGACTCTGCGTACAAGTTCTCGCTGCAGTTCGAG GAGCTGAAGAGCGTCGGTCTGGATCTGTCTCACGAAGCGGCCGACCTGCCCGTCAACAGACCCAAGAACCGCTACACCAACATCCTGCCCT ATGATTTCAGTCGAGTGAAGCTGATCTCTCTGCACAACGATGAAGGCTCTGATTACATCAATGCCAACTATATTCCT GGTTATAATTCCCCGCATGAGTTCATCGCCACACAGGGGCCGCTGCCCGAGACCAGGAACGATTTCTGGAAGATGGTCCTGCAGCAGAAGTCTCACATCATCGTCATGCTGACCCAGTGTAACGAGCGCAGGAGG GTGAAGTGTGACCACTACTGGCCCTTCACAGAGGAGCCCGTGGCGTACGGAGAGATCACCGTCGAGATGCTCTCTGAGAGCGACTCGCCCGAGTGGACCGTCAGAAACTTCAGACTGGGATAC GCTGATGAGACTCAAGACGTTCTGCACTTTAACTACACCTCGTGGCCGGATCACGGCGTGCCCACGGTCAACGCCATCGAGAGCATCTTACAGTTCGTTCAGATCGTCCGGCAGCAGGTCAACAGGACCAAAGGGCCCATCGTGGTCCACTGCAG tgctgGAGTGGGCCGCACCGGCACCTTCATTGCTCTGGACCGGCTGATGCAGCACATTCAGGAACACGAGTACGTGGACGTCTTGGGCCTGGTGTCAGACATGCGCTCGCATCGGCTCTCCATGGTCCAAACAGAG